One genomic segment of Flavobacteriaceae bacterium includes these proteins:
- a CDS encoding transposase, protein MYKNDGYVRRYSESFKLKVLAELTKGNHSKRQIALTYGIQSSTINVWIKKYDRKDLMNTRVTVQTDDELSRIKALQKELKQLKDLLIKKDLDKLVNDSYLEVAAENLGYKNVEELKKNLNIKP, encoded by the coding sequence ATGTATAAAAATGATGGATATGTAAGACGTTATAGTGAGAGTTTTAAACTCAAAGTATTAGCAGAACTTACCAAAGGAAACCATTCCAAAAGACAAATTGCCTTAACTTACGGCATACAATCTAGTACGATAAACGTATGGATTAAAAAATATGACCGTAAAGATTTAATGAACACCCGTGTAACCGTGCAAACAGACGACGAATTATCCCGTATTAAAGCCCTTCAAAAAGAGCTAAAACAACTCAAAGATCTTCTTATTAAAAAGGATCTAGATAAACTTGTGAATGATAGTTATCTTGAAGTAGCTGCTGAAAATCTTGGCTATAAAAATGTTGAAGAATTAAAAAAAAACTTAAACATAAAGCCTTAA
- a CDS encoding ATP-binding cassette domain-containing protein translates to MRKPLQLSEKKLQQTFILQHEQSDCGVACLLSLIQYYEGNNSLEKLRELSGTTKQGTTLLGLYQAANQLGFTSQGNEADIQAIIDHKEPLILHVVIENHLQHYVICYGYRDDKFTIGDPAKGITTYTKEELENIWKSKTCLTITPNNNFVKAETKAKDKKEWFLKLLKEDYRLINFSILLGLGIAILSMAMAIFSQKLIDDILPSKDFNKLITGIILVAFLLLVNVLFTALRDYFLIRQTKNFNNRIIDSFYTSLLHLPKPFFDTRKIGELVARLNDTQRVQRVIKIVVGNVVINALVTIVSLGLLFYYSWQTGLIAFVSLPFYFFLIYSFNKRIISAQKEVMQGYAFSESNYITSMQGIAAIKNNNRQSIFQKINQLIYGNFQEKAFNLGKINVRLSVFSGVFNVLFLMGILIYTSIQVYNETMLLGELMAILGIAGSLLPSVASLALITIPINEAKIAFNRMYEFASIKKEQKGNIEISEFNSLEIKNISFRFAGRSQLLKDINIKVVKNECIAIVGESGSGKSTLGQILQKFYIFEIGTIIVNSQNKLTELDTISWRNILGVVPQDVTIFGGNVITNILLGQEDKPENIIKFCQDYSFETFINSLPQGYTTILGEEGINLSGGQKQVIALMRALYKKPKVLLLDEFTSAMDRKTEQFVLDLLNKLKSELTIIFISHRLHSLPKIADRIYVLENGIITDFGSHKKLMESKNFYSEFWTEFRI, encoded by the coding sequence ATGCGTAAACCATTACAACTATCTGAAAAAAAGTTACAACAAACTTTTATATTACAACATGAACAAAGCGATTGTGGTGTAGCGTGTTTGTTATCTTTGATACAATATTACGAAGGTAATAACTCTTTAGAAAAATTAAGAGAATTAAGCGGTACAACGAAACAAGGCACAACACTTTTAGGCTTATATCAAGCTGCAAATCAATTAGGATTCACATCACAAGGTAACGAAGCTGATATACAAGCAATAATAGACCATAAAGAACCATTAATATTACACGTTGTTATTGAAAACCATTTACAGCATTATGTAATTTGCTATGGCTATAGAGATGATAAATTTACTATTGGCGACCCCGCAAAAGGGATTACTACCTACACAAAAGAAGAATTAGAGAATATTTGGAAATCAAAAACCTGCTTAACAATTACGCCTAATAACAACTTTGTAAAGGCAGAGACGAAAGCAAAAGATAAAAAAGAGTGGTTTTTAAAACTTCTAAAAGAAGATTATAGATTAATTAATTTTAGTATTTTATTAGGTTTAGGAATAGCTATTTTAAGTATGGCAATGGCGATATTTTCACAAAAACTAATTGATGATATATTGCCCTCAAAAGATTTTAATAAACTTATTACAGGAATAATATTAGTTGCTTTTCTATTATTGGTTAATGTGTTATTTACAGCCTTACGAGATTATTTTTTAATCCGTCAAACCAAAAATTTTAATAACCGTATTATAGATAGTTTTTACACTTCGTTATTACATCTACCTAAACCTTTTTTTGATACACGAAAAATAGGTGAATTAGTAGCACGATTAAATGATACACAACGTGTTCAACGTGTTATTAAAATAGTTGTTGGAAATGTGGTTATTAATGCATTAGTTACAATTGTGTCTTTAGGTCTTTTATTTTACTATTCTTGGCAAACTGGCTTAATTGCATTTGTCAGCTTACCCTTTTACTTTTTTCTAATTTATAGCTTTAATAAACGGATTATTAGTGCTCAGAAAGAAGTAATGCAAGGTTATGCTTTTAGCGAGAGTAATTATATTACATCTATGCAAGGTATTGCAGCCATTAAAAATAATAATAGGCAATCTATATTTCAAAAAATAAATCAACTTATTTATGGGAATTTCCAAGAAAAAGCCTTTAATCTTGGCAAAATAAATGTTCGTTTATCTGTATTTTCAGGGGTATTTAATGTGTTGTTTTTAATGGGAATATTAATTTACACATCTATTCAAGTCTATAATGAGACTATGTTGTTAGGCGAACTTATGGCGATTCTAGGTATTGCAGGCAGTTTGTTACCATCTGTAGCTAGTCTTGCATTAATAACCATACCTATAAACGAAGCTAAAATCGCTTTTAATAGAATGTATGAGTTTGCTTCAATTAAAAAGGAACAAAAAGGGAATATTGAAATTTCAGAATTCAATTCGCTTGAAATTAAAAATATATCTTTTCGTTTTGCTGGTAGAAGTCAATTATTAAAAGACATTAATATTAAGGTCGTAAAAAATGAGTGCATTGCTATTGTTGGTGAAAGCGGTAGCGGAAAAAGTACATTAGGTCAAATCCTGCAAAAATTCTATATCTTTGAAATTGGAACAATAATTGTCAATAGCCAAAATAAACTTACTGAACTAGATACAATAAGTTGGCGAAATATTTTAGGTGTTGTACCACAAGATGTTACCATTTTTGGAGGAAATGTTATTACAAATATTCTTTTAGGTCAAGAAGATAAACCAGAAAACATTATTAAGTTTTGTCAAGATTACAGTTTTGAAACTTTTATAAACTCTTTACCACAAGGTTACACCACCATTCTTGGAGAGGAAGGTATTAATCTATCAGGCGGACAAAAACAAGTGATTGCCTTAATGCGTGCTTTATACAAAAAGCCAAAGGTTTTGTTATTGGATGAATTCACCTCTGCAATGGACAGAAAAACGGAGCAGTTTGTTTTGGACTTGCTGAATAAGTTAAAATCTGAATTGACAATAATTTTCATTTCTCACAGATTACATTCTTTGCCGAAAATTGCTGACAGAATTTATGTTTTGGAAAACGGAATTATAACTGACTTTGGGAGTCACAAAAAACTTATGGAATCAAAGAACTTTTATAGCGAATTTTGGACTGAATTTCGAATTTGA
- a CDS encoding redoxin domain-containing protein translates to MSKRKTLFIVLLFILLSYLGYNVVSKSQEKNAVTNSIKTIPDFSYATLNNTIFANNNLNPNLSTVFLYFNSECDYCQYEAQSIADSIDKFKDIQLIFISTEPADKIKMFSGQYNLNNKENIIFLNDNEDSFSKLFNANSIPFTLIYDKEQNLIKTHKGQLNAIGILRIVNK, encoded by the coding sequence ATGAGTAAAAGAAAAACGCTTTTTATAGTATTATTATTTATCTTACTATCATATTTGGGGTATAACGTTGTCTCTAAATCACAAGAAAAAAATGCTGTTACTAATAGTATTAAAACTATTCCTGATTTTAGTTATGCAACATTAAATAATACAATTTTTGCTAACAACAATTTAAATCCTAATTTGTCAACAGTATTTTTATATTTTAATAGTGAATGTGATTATTGCCAATACGAAGCCCAAAGCATTGCTGATAGTATAGATAAATTTAAAGATATTCAGTTAATTTTCATATCAACTGAACCTGCTGATAAAATTAAAATGTTTTCAGGGCAATACAACCTCAACAACAAAGAAAATATCATTTTTTTAAATGACAATGAAGATAGTTTCTCAAAACTATTTAATGCAAATTCAATTCCTTTTACCCTAATCTATGACAAAGAACAAAACCTAATTAAAACACATAAAGGACAACTAAATGCCATAGGAATATTAAGAATTGTTAATAAATAG
- a CDS encoding ATP-binding cassette domain-containing protein has protein sequence MIHFNNVTKKYKSITALNNTSFKINENEFVGIVGNNGSGKTTIINALCNLISLDEGEVYFDKKKITHNDHSYKNRLGIILSEHYFIREFNTIEYLHFFAKFQNIYDKDIRKRIEEITALMGIDNINKSIEKLSSGNKMKVSIAASLIHNPNVLVYDEPFVNLDFNTSNKLKDIILSLKGKKTLLITSHHLDLVIDICDKFLILDEGNIIETIMKSDFESNEEIKQLFKDKMIGKKYENQLKWLN, from the coding sequence ATGATTCATTTTAATAACGTTACAAAAAAATATAAGTCTATTACAGCTCTCAATAATACTTCGTTTAAGATAAATGAGAATGAATTTGTAGGAATAGTTGGCAACAATGGTTCGGGAAAGACTACCATAATTAATGCTTTATGTAATTTAATTTCTTTAGATGAAGGAGAAGTATATTTTGATAAAAAGAAAATAACCCATAACGACCACTCTTATAAAAACAGATTGGGTATAATTTTGAGTGAACATTATTTTATTAGAGAATTTAATACAATCGAATATTTACATTTTTTTGCTAAATTTCAAAACATTTATGATAAAGATATTAGAAAAAGAATTGAAGAAATTACTGCTTTAATGGGAATTGATAATATAAACAAATCGATTGAAAAATTATCGTCTGGAAACAAAATGAAAGTAAGTATAGCTGCTTCATTAATTCATAATCCAAATGTGCTTGTTTATGATGAGCCTTTTGTTAATTTAGATTTTAATACATCCAATAAATTAAAAGATATAATCTTATCCTTAAAAGGAAAAAAAACATTATTAATAACTTCACATCATTTAGATTTAGTAATTGATATTTGTGATAAATTTTTAATTCTTGATGAAGGTAATATTATTGAAACAATAATGAAATCTGATTTTGAATCAAATGAAGAAATAAAACAACTTTTTAAAGACAAGATGATTGGTAAAAAATATGAAAATCAATTAAAATGGTTAAATTAA
- the lnt gene encoding apolipoprotein N-acyltransferase — MKFVYKILLFVILCFFSWNYFGLLFIIAFTLYINIIHSSFCKKWYVFLLQTFVLNFFFNLSTTFWLFQVSWWEGLMAILGNSVVMQIPVFLTYLIVFKKQKYFPYVFIVLWLIFEILHTHWSFSWPWLTLGNSMGNVYYLVQWYSVFGVYLGSLWILILGMLFSQIKCKNIKQREKIIVPVVILILPCVISLCMYSSKQTTLEQPVQITTYLPSRNNESNFVKTKRLYSKLTGQNVEQLIVCPEVFLSSANIYSSAQKKSNFYFDKYLNKNPKSIIVYGQELKSKYNLYNTIVVKKQKNTVFRVKQKFVPMREYTPTFIEKIFKVKSYYNKNKQDYTQIIKKQEGFTPLVCYESIFSSFTANLATNSNFIILCASEEFMNGSRYGKKQYLNIVRLRAIETQKQILKCSNQGTSCILNEKGEITKILNSEIENIKININPKNSIYQQILNRI; from the coding sequence ATGAAATTCGTTTACAAAATACTACTTTTCGTTATTCTATGTTTTTTTTCGTGGAATTATTTCGGGTTGTTGTTCATTATAGCTTTTACTCTCTATATTAATATTATTCATTCTTCATTTTGCAAAAAGTGGTATGTCTTTTTATTACAAACCTTTGTTCTTAACTTTTTTTTCAATTTATCTACAACATTTTGGCTTTTTCAGGTCTCGTGGTGGGAGGGATTAATGGCAATACTAGGCAATTCCGTAGTAATGCAAATCCCCGTATTTTTAACCTATCTAATTGTATTCAAAAAACAAAAGTACTTCCCTTACGTATTCATAGTTTTATGGCTAATTTTTGAAATTTTACATACTCATTGGAGTTTTTCTTGGCCATGGCTAACACTTGGCAATTCAATGGGAAATGTGTACTATTTAGTTCAATGGTACTCTGTATTTGGCGTTTATTTAGGGAGTTTATGGATTTTAATTTTAGGTATGCTTTTCTCTCAAATAAAATGCAAAAACATTAAACAAAGAGAGAAAATCATTGTCCCTGTTGTCATTTTAATATTACCTTGTGTAATATCACTTTGTATGTATAGTTCCAAACAGACAACATTAGAACAACCAGTACAAATTACCACTTATTTACCAAGTAGAAATAATGAAAGTAACTTTGTAAAAACAAAAAGGTTGTATAGTAAATTAACAGGACAAAATGTTGAACAATTAATTGTCTGCCCTGAAGTTTTTTTATCATCGGCAAATATTTATTCATCCGCACAAAAAAAAAGTAATTTTTATTTTGATAAATATCTCAACAAAAACCCTAAATCAATCATTGTTTATGGTCAAGAACTAAAGTCAAAATATAACCTTTATAATACCATTGTAGTAAAAAAGCAAAAGAATACAGTTTTCAGAGTAAAACAAAAATTCGTACCTATGAGGGAATATACACCTACTTTTATTGAGAAAATATTTAAAGTCAAATCCTACTACAATAAAAACAAACAAGACTATACACAAATAATAAAAAAACAAGAAGGTTTCACACCCTTAGTTTGTTATGAGTCAATATTTTCTAGCTTTACAGCAAATTTAGCTACCAATAGCAACTTTATAATATTGTGTGCTAGTGAGGAATTTATGAACGGCTCTCGTTACGGAAAAAAACAATATCTTAACATAGTACGCCTTCGTGCAATAGAAACACAAAAACAAATATTAAAATGTTCAAACCAAGGAACTTCTTGCATTTTAAATGAAAAAGGAGAAATAACAAAAATACTTAACTCTGAAATAGAAAACATAAAAATAAATATCAATCCAAAAAATTCAATCTACCAACAAATACTAAATCGAATATGA
- a CDS encoding IS3 family transposase produces MKIAPINRKKRRYAIATICNAFELKRDAYYKYQKRFVLKKQIEQNVIMLVKKSRKTLPREGTRKLMKSLHNDFRKQNINIGRDQLFRILKENNLLIRRKKYSSKTTNSYHRFYKYKNIIKDLIINRPNQVWASDITYIRTINGFCYLALITDMYSRKIVGYDISDSLELKGCVRALNKAIYQTKNTEEIIHHSDRGIQYCSNVYTQILKRKKIQISMTQENHCYENAMAERVNGILKDEFFLDQTFTNINHAKKATKNAIKLYNNKRLHLSLDYKTPNYVHKNVA; encoded by the coding sequence ATGAAAATAGCACCGATTAATAGAAAAAAAAGAAGGTACGCCATCGCTACTATTTGTAATGCTTTCGAGTTAAAAAGAGATGCTTATTACAAATATCAAAAAAGGTTTGTTCTTAAAAAACAAATAGAACAAAATGTAATAATGCTTGTTAAAAAAAGCAGGAAAACATTACCCAGAGAAGGTACTAGAAAGCTAATGAAATCCTTACATAATGATTTTAGGAAACAGAATATAAATATAGGTAGAGACCAGTTATTTAGAATCTTAAAAGAAAATAATTTGTTAATTAGAAGGAAAAAATATTCTTCTAAAACAACCAACTCTTACCATCGTTTTTATAAATATAAAAATATCATAAAAGACCTGATCATTAATAGACCTAACCAAGTTTGGGCTTCGGATATTACCTATATAAGAACTATAAATGGATTTTGTTATTTAGCACTTATTACTGATATGTATTCAAGAAAAATAGTAGGCTATGATATTAGTGATAGTTTAGAACTTAAAGGCTGTGTTAGAGCTTTAAATAAAGCTATTTATCAAACTAAAAATACCGAAGAAATCATACATCATTCTGATAGAGGAATACAATATTGTAGCAATGTTTATACTCAAATTTTGAAAAGAAAAAAGATACAAATCAGTATGACCCAAGAAAATCATTGCTACGAAAACGCAATGGCCGAAAGAGTTAACGGAATTTTAAAAGATGAATTCTTCCTCGACCAAACATTTACAAATATCAATCACGCCAAAAAAGCAACAAAAAATGCAATCAAATTATATAATAATAAAAGATTACATTTATCTTTAGATTATAAAACACCTAATTACGTGCACAAAAATGTAGCATAA